The following are encoded together in the Lytechinus variegatus isolate NC3 chromosome 19, Lvar_3.0, whole genome shotgun sequence genome:
- the LOC121405834 gene encoding wee1-like protein kinase 1-A isoform X1, protein MSLATPMNSLFHQGVHGSPTQRLDFGDALGSEGESDASFAAYSDFNDLQEERIDHSPISSSFSDDRDDSLNLTAEWDPALATPKSSPSKRPVQRRPVSRLHGGENSVASPLFRRPSDSSCSPSPMLICGSSPASSAGGSDSVGSPPPHKRLRNLRLFDSPHTPKSLIQKANASARRNKLLASRLFSEKPAAVREHGDDGTLARPHTAPNMRSMQRRSTRISKTRQQNVANVNPFTPSAMLQNATKKRLRQERSILDDDDDEIDDDMDGSYTENPAKRIALRDSDISRYEAEFVEVCKVGSGEFGSVYKCINKLDGCFYAIKKSKRPIAGSAFEQMALNEVYAHAVLGTHIHVVRYYSAWSEAGHMIIQNEYCNGGSLADIISSNKQNNHIMTEIELKQVLVQIAQGLKYIHSQGLVHMDIKPGNIFITKKEPLPSTTSETEKIDEDEEVSLEDTQTLTHLTYKIGDLGHVTSISNPKVEEGDVRFLPVEILQEEHTHLTKADIFALALTVYLAASGETLPKNGDDWHSIRQGELPPLTHISSDLVHLLQTMIHPDPTQRPSAAALVQHPLLCPNSKQSFTQLKRELNVAKFQNAVLSRELSEARNANQKGGSTMNPPKSRSNSRLVGKKVNRSMSLTIY, encoded by the exons ATGTCGTTAGCTACACCAATGAATTCCTTATTTCATCAAGGTGTTCACGGATCGCCTACACAACGCCTAGATTTTGGCGATGCTCTCGGTTCCGAAGGCGAAAGTGACGCTAGTTTTGCCGCTTACTCTGATTTCAACGATTTGCAAGAAGAGAGGATTGATCACAGTCCCATTTCAAGTTCATTTTCTGATGATCGTGATGACTCCTTAAATCTCACGGCAGAATGGGATCCCGCCTTGGCAACTCCAAAAAGCAGCCCATCAAAACGGCCCGTGCAACGAAGACCAGTTTCAAGACTTCATGGTGGCGAAAATTCAGTTGCATCTCCCCTTTTCCGAAGGCCAAGCGACTCAAGTTGCAGTCCCTCTCCAATGTTAATATGCGGAAGTAGCCCCGCCTCCTCCGCAGGGGGAAGCGACTCTGTTGGTTCTCCACCCCCACACAAGCGGCTTCGTAACTTGAGACTTTTCGATTCACCACACACGCCcaaatcattaattcaaaaggcAAATGCGAGTGCCAGACGAAATAAACTTCTTGCCAGTAGACTCTTCAGTGAGAAACCCGCTGCTGTACGTGAACATGGTGATGATGGTACTCTTGCAAGGCCGCACACGGCTCCAAACATGAGAAGTATGCAGAGAAGAAGCACAAGAATTTCTAAGACGAGACAGCAGAATGTAGCAAATGTCAACCCATTCACACCATCAGCCATGTTGCAAAACGCAACCAAGAAAAGGCTTCGACAGGAAAG GAGTATTctcgatgatgacgatgatgaaatcGATGATGACATGGATGGTAGCTATACAGAAAATCCAGCAAAG AGGATAGCATTACGAGACAGCGACATCTCTCGTTATGAGGCAGAGTTTGTTGAGGTCTGTAAGGTTGGATCTGGCGAGTTTGGATCAGTCTATAAGTGTATCAACAAACTTGATGGATGTTTCTATGCCATCAAGAAATCAAAAAGACCTATCGCTGGATCTGCTTTTGA GCAAATGGCACTAAATGAAGTATACGCCCATGCAGTACTTGGAACTCACATCCATGTTGTCAGATACTACTCAGCTTGGTCAGAAGCTGGTCACATGATCATACAGAATGAATACTGTAATG GTGGTAGTTTAGCAGACATCATCTCATCTAATAAGCAGAACAATCACATAATGACGGAGATAGAACTCAAACAGGTCTTGGTCCAAATAGCTCAAGGTCTTAAATACATCCATTCACAAGGACTGGTCCATATGGATATTAAACCAG GTAATATATTCATCACTAAGAAAGAGCCTCTCCCATCAACGACATctgagacagagaagatagatgaagatgaagaagtaTCGTTAGAAGACACTCAAACTCTCACTCATCTTACTTACAAAATTG GTGATCTGGGTCATGTGACATCAATATCCAACCCTAAGGTAGAGGAAGGTGATGTGAGGTTTTTACCGGTAGAGATACTACAAGAG gagcaCACACACCTAACGAAAGCAGATATCTTTGCCCTTGCATTGACTGTATACCTAGCAGCCAGCGGTGAAACATTACCAAAGAATGGTGATGATTGGCATAGTATAAGACAGGGTGAACTTCCTCCACTAACACACATCTCGTCGGACCTGGTTCATCTTTTACAG ACTATGATCCACCCAGACCCGACACAGCGACCATCAGCCGCTGCCCTAGTCCAGCACCCACTGTTATGCCCTAACAGTAAACAATCTTTCACCCAACTCAAAAGGGAGCTAAATGTTGCAAAGTTTCAGAATGCAGTCCTCTCCAG GGAACTTAGCGAGGCTCGCAATGCAAACCAGAAAGGAGGAAGCACCATGAACCCTCCTAAATCAAGGTCTAATTCTCGACTCGTTGGAAAGAAGGTTAATAGAAGTATGAGCCTTACTATATATTGA
- the LOC121405834 gene encoding wee1-like protein kinase isoform X2, translated as MSLATPMNSLFHQGVHGSPTQRLDFGDALGSEGESDASFAAYSDFNDLQEERIDHSPISSSFSDDRDDSLNLTAEWDPALATPKSSPSKRPVQRRPVSRLHGGENSVASPLFRRPSDSSCSPSPMLICGSSPASSAGGSDSVGSPPPHKRLRNLRLFDSPHTPKSLIQKANASARRNKLLASRLFSEKPAAVREHGDDGTLARPHTAPNMRSMQRRSTRISKTRQQNVANVNPFTPSAMLQNATKKRLRQERSILDDDDDEIDDDMDGSYTENPAKRIALRDSDISRYEAEFVEVCKVGSGEFGSVYKCINKLDGCFYAIKKSKRPIAGSAFEQMALNEVYAHAVLGTHIHVVRYYSAWSEAGHMIIQNEYCNGGSLADIISSNKQNNHIMTEIELKQVLVQIAQGLKYIHSQGLVHMDIKPGNIFITKKEPLPSTTSETEKIDEDEEVSLEDTQTLTHLTYKIGDLGHVTSISNPKVEEGDVRFLPVEILQEEHTHLTKADIFALALTVYLAASGETLPKNGDDWHSIRQGELPPLTHISSDLVHLLQTMIHPDPTQ; from the exons ATGTCGTTAGCTACACCAATGAATTCCTTATTTCATCAAGGTGTTCACGGATCGCCTACACAACGCCTAGATTTTGGCGATGCTCTCGGTTCCGAAGGCGAAAGTGACGCTAGTTTTGCCGCTTACTCTGATTTCAACGATTTGCAAGAAGAGAGGATTGATCACAGTCCCATTTCAAGTTCATTTTCTGATGATCGTGATGACTCCTTAAATCTCACGGCAGAATGGGATCCCGCCTTGGCAACTCCAAAAAGCAGCCCATCAAAACGGCCCGTGCAACGAAGACCAGTTTCAAGACTTCATGGTGGCGAAAATTCAGTTGCATCTCCCCTTTTCCGAAGGCCAAGCGACTCAAGTTGCAGTCCCTCTCCAATGTTAATATGCGGAAGTAGCCCCGCCTCCTCCGCAGGGGGAAGCGACTCTGTTGGTTCTCCACCCCCACACAAGCGGCTTCGTAACTTGAGACTTTTCGATTCACCACACACGCCcaaatcattaattcaaaaggcAAATGCGAGTGCCAGACGAAATAAACTTCTTGCCAGTAGACTCTTCAGTGAGAAACCCGCTGCTGTACGTGAACATGGTGATGATGGTACTCTTGCAAGGCCGCACACGGCTCCAAACATGAGAAGTATGCAGAGAAGAAGCACAAGAATTTCTAAGACGAGACAGCAGAATGTAGCAAATGTCAACCCATTCACACCATCAGCCATGTTGCAAAACGCAACCAAGAAAAGGCTTCGACAGGAAAG GAGTATTctcgatgatgacgatgatgaaatcGATGATGACATGGATGGTAGCTATACAGAAAATCCAGCAAAG AGGATAGCATTACGAGACAGCGACATCTCTCGTTATGAGGCAGAGTTTGTTGAGGTCTGTAAGGTTGGATCTGGCGAGTTTGGATCAGTCTATAAGTGTATCAACAAACTTGATGGATGTTTCTATGCCATCAAGAAATCAAAAAGACCTATCGCTGGATCTGCTTTTGA GCAAATGGCACTAAATGAAGTATACGCCCATGCAGTACTTGGAACTCACATCCATGTTGTCAGATACTACTCAGCTTGGTCAGAAGCTGGTCACATGATCATACAGAATGAATACTGTAATG GTGGTAGTTTAGCAGACATCATCTCATCTAATAAGCAGAACAATCACATAATGACGGAGATAGAACTCAAACAGGTCTTGGTCCAAATAGCTCAAGGTCTTAAATACATCCATTCACAAGGACTGGTCCATATGGATATTAAACCAG GTAATATATTCATCACTAAGAAAGAGCCTCTCCCATCAACGACATctgagacagagaagatagatgaagatgaagaagtaTCGTTAGAAGACACTCAAACTCTCACTCATCTTACTTACAAAATTG GTGATCTGGGTCATGTGACATCAATATCCAACCCTAAGGTAGAGGAAGGTGATGTGAGGTTTTTACCGGTAGAGATACTACAAGAG gagcaCACACACCTAACGAAAGCAGATATCTTTGCCCTTGCATTGACTGTATACCTAGCAGCCAGCGGTGAAACATTACCAAAGAATGGTGATGATTGGCATAGTATAAGACAGGGTGAACTTCCTCCACTAACACACATCTCGTCGGACCTGGTTCATCTTTTACAG ACTATGATCCACCCAGACCCGACACAGTGA